In Procambarus clarkii isolate CNS0578487 chromosome 5, FALCON_Pclarkii_2.0, whole genome shotgun sequence, the following are encoded in one genomic region:
- the LOC138372354 gene encoding flap endonuclease GEN homolog 1-like, with product MGRTLLSSLKMGVMGLWGAVAAAEEVVRLDDLNGLVLALDAMTWLVKSRLRTLFYRLTNLIRAGVVPLVVLDGKVSEWKLPLMGKRRWAAMLHQKCNISLARKKAMYKAPTGRRNDRVLIELLQSMGVPFMQSNGEAEKLCVWLEQQKVSP from the exons ATGGGGAGGACGTTGCTCAGCTCTCTCAA GATGGGTGTGATGGGACTGTGGGGTGCGGTAGCGGCCGCAGAGGAGGTAGTTCGTCTAGACGACCTTAATGGCTTGGTGCTGGCGTTAGATGCAATGACATGGCTTGTTAAGAGCCGGCTGAG GACTCTGTTTTACCGCCTCACCAACCTGATTAGAGCCGGTGTTGTGCCTCTTGTGGTCCTGGATGGCAAGGTGTCGGAGTGGAAGCTGCCCCTCATGGGCAAGCGACGCTGGGCTGCCATGCTCCACCAGAAATGTAATATCAGTCTTGCCCGCAAGAAAGCCAT GTACAAAGCACCAACAGGCAGGAGAAATGATCGTGTACTCATAGAG CTGTTGCAGAGTATGGGAGTGCCATTCATGCAGAGCAACGGAGAGGCTGAgaagctgtgtgtgtggctggagcaACAAAAGGTGAGCCCTTAA
- the LOC123766804 gene encoding uncharacterized protein, with translation MTVAVAIHRPSTHTLVGSALLLLLLAHPAHPSGSPAIQVTPVGAGVSSRPLIKIVAEKRRESEHGGGINEYFQFDNVFDQGGSGGDFGLKQGGGFGGGFGGGGVGGGGVGGRPVTIFNTVTITHTSIQQVELTKTITDTSISYVTHRSTEYITYTTPLPVYNTEYETEYRTQYFTETEYQEVPVYTTVIQTQYQTEYQTDTSILEVPVYSTLISTVYHTKYRTEYSTETETQQLPIYSTEYSTYTETTHLPTFLTETHFDTQYVTSTTVVTTTDIEYVTVTTHLTTTAYQDVYVTQTQEVPTYVTSTDYRQVIITQTETQPHYITTTELKEVVVTQTTTVPLYLTTTAISEVHFTTTVPINNYLTTTVPAYVVSTIDRYLTTTVPYYVTRTTTAQVLVDRPSKTLHPKNYYTYYAKH, from the exons atgacTGTTGCGGTTGCTATCCACCggccctccacccacaccctggtggGCTCCGCcctcctgctgctactgctggcccACCCGGCCCACCCATCCGGCTCCCCCGCCATACAAGTCACCCCTGTGGGTGCTGGGGTATCAAGCCGCCCTCTGATCAAAATCGTAGCCGAGAAACGCCGCGAGTCCGAACACGGCGGCGGCATCAATGAGTATTTTCAGTTCGACAATGTGTTCGATCAGGGCGGCAGCGGCGGTGACTTCGGCTTAAAGCAAGGGGGTGGGTTTGGAGGCGGATTTGGAGGGGGAGGCGTTGGAGGAGGAGGTGTTGGAGGGCGACCAGTTACCATCTTCAAtacagtcaccatcacacacaccagcATCCAACAG GTGGAGCTGACCAAAACTATCACAGACACAAGTATCAGTTATGTAACACACCGCAGCACTGAGTACATCACTTAT ACTACCCCACTACCTGTGTACAACACAGAGTACGAGACGGAGTACCGGACTCAGTACTTCACAGAGACAGAGTACCAGGAAGTACCTGTGTACACCACCGTCATACAGACGCAGTATCAGACAGAGTACCAGACCGATACGTCTATACTGGAGGTCCCAGTGTACAGTACTCTGATCTCCACAGTATACCATACAAAGTACCGGACTGAGTACTCTACTGAAACCGAGACCCAACAGCTGCCTATCTATAGCACGGAGTACTCGACGTATACTGAAACGACGCACCTGCCGACGTTTCTGACGGAGACGCATTTCGACACGCAGTACGTCACTTCGACGACGGTGGTGACGACCACGGACATCGAGTACGTCACCGTGACGACCCACCTCACCACGACGGCGTACCAGGACGTGTACGTCACGCAGACGCAGGAGGTCCCGACCTACGTCACCAGCACGGACTACCGCCAAGTGATCATCACCCAGACGGAGACGCAGCCgcactacatcaccaccaccgAGCTGAAGGAGGTAGTGGTGACCCAGACCACCACTGTACCGCTGTACCTCACCACCACGGCCATCTCCGAGGTGCACTTCACCACCACGGTACCCATAAACAACTACCTAACTACCACGGTACCGGCGTATGTGGTGAGCACCATTGACAGGTACCTGACCACCACGGTACCCTACTACGTCACCAGGACAACCACAGCCCAGGTACTGGTTGACAGACCTTCCAAGACGCTACATCCTAAGAATTATTACACATACTACGCCAAGCACTAA